The DNA sequence GTGGAGGGCTTGCTCGAGACGTTCCGGAGCTTGGTCTGCAAGGGCAAGTCGAAGACCTCCCGGGATGAGCCCAGCGTCGACTCTTGCAGTTGAACTGGCACCTTCTTGAATCGGGCTTCGAAGCAGCCGTAACTTTCCAGCGCCCGCTTCACCTCGTCCCTCGCGGCGGTCCACTCGGCTGTGCCCAGCTCGAGGCCCGGGCTCGAGAAGTCTACGACCGGGAGCTTCAACTCTGCCATCGACCCCATCTTCTATGAATTGCCGaactttggttttggttttggttttgggcGCTATATATAAGATTGGTGCAATATGCCGAGCATGAATATAGAACTGAGAGCATGCATATAGAACTGAGAAATTGAACTTTTGTGGGGAGGAAAAGGTCGCCGAGAGCAAAGACAAGGACGGCCGGAGGTGAAGATTCTACGATAGCATTTACATGAGCCAACAAAATATGACaaacttttcatgaaattaagcATTAATCAGCCGGTTGATCGATCGTCACTTGATTTTCATGGTGATTAATAAGTTAAAACTGCTGAACATTACATAGAATAATTGCTTCTTGTTCAGTAGCCACTTGTGGCCTAGGCGGTCGTTATGTGGATTGCATAGGatttatatatttaattgaTTAAACTGGTACTGATGGAAGTAAAATATAATTCTTTGAATGCTTCTGTTGACCGTTCTTTGATCCCTTCACAGAAGATGACGGGCATATACAGAACATCCATGTGAGATGTCACATGGCCTAACGTTTCCCGATGGTGGTCTAAGACATAACAAGTACGTACATAAATATAGTCCATGCTTGTTCTTAGGTATTATTTTATGAGTTAATTAATATTGGAGCGTGAAGCCTACCCTGCATGTAAACTAGATCGATGACCTCATTTAACTAATATATCCTTACCACCTAATAAAGATTCATTAAGTAGCCGTTCAAAGTTGCTCTGGGTTTATCATTATGCAACCCCAACAATGCTCCTCGCACAAGTACCTTACATATACACACATACATACGGATGCCTATTTCACAAATACGTAGATATGTTTGCATGGAACATAAGCTGTGAATAACCTGAATTCTAATGCTGGTAGTCTTTGGGGATGCTGTTCTGGCAAGAGTAACGGAGCAACCTATAAGAAGTCCGATACCCTTATAGCCAAAAAGGAGGCCAAATCTGAACCCGTTAACATATTTAGTTGGgttcactttcactcaaaaacttaagttatTGAATTATGAgccaacttgaatatattagTTGCTCTACAACATACCAATTTTTCGATGTGGGACTTCTTTAACAtaactcacatgtgcatctcAACAATCTTCTCATCATGTGTGAATTCCAGTGTTAGGTTTGCCTCCCTAATTTAGGTATCCTTCTGCATtaatttatctcaacttgacTTTCCAATGCCCAACTCTATCCTTGATTGTTTTCTCCGGACCGAATCATGAAGCATACCAGCGGGCCCAACTTTATTCTTGGTCGTATTCTCTAGAGCGAACCATGAAACATACCAGGGGCCTCGTGTTGCTGCACCATAATGCCCACCTATTGGGAAACTGCGTCGGTTATCAGATTTCTTCCTTAATATATTCACCAAACCAAACATCTATACATATTGGGAGTGAGCCATGAATCATCCATCAGCTCTGATATTATTTGTTGGGAGTGTGCGGGAGAAGACCGATACCATTCGGATGGAGAGACCGCCAAGAGGTAGCCCAAATCCTAACTCTtcaatatatccaattggatctacctttcttcaaaagcttaaatcatTGAGTTATTGgctaacttggatatattaattgctacacATTACACTGATTCTTCAATgtgggacttttctaacacaacttgcacgtgcatctcaacaataatctccccctcacgtgtgaACTGCAGTGTTAAGTTACCGTCCCTTAATTCGGGTATCCTTTTGTATTAACTTATCTCATCAAGTCCgcgttgctacaccacaatgccTACTTATCCGAAAATTGCGTTGATCACTAGATTCCTTCATTGATTTATTCTCTAAACACCGATACATATTTGAGTGGGTCATTGGCTCTGATACAATTTGTTGAGAGTGCGCAAGAGAAGTCTGATACCTTTCGCGTGGGGAAATTGCTTAGAAGGCCCCCAAATTCGAatccatcaacatatccaatttgacccattttcattcaaaagatTAAGCTATTAAGTTATGTGCCAACTTGAATTTGTTAACTACTTCACACCACATCGATGCGGggcttttctaacacaactcatactTGTATCTCAATAGAAACCTTTGAACTTGAATCGATCTTGGTGTATACTGCTTGAACTTGACTAGAATCGAGAACTCAACATTTTTTGTTCTGCCTGATCACCGATACCCGTTTCATATAGCTCAACAATTTTAATTTCATGTACTCAACATTTCGATCTGAGTCTGGGAAATTGACTGGGTAAGGCTATCTTCGGAACTACATCGAATTTTGTATTGCAATCATCTGCGACACACTTACATTTATCAAACTCTTAAGTGTTTAGTGGGATTGAAGTACTTCAGGACCATTTTCACTCATTCCTCTAATCTGAGCTTGACTTATCTATTTTTCTAGGATAGACTTATTTCGTTGTTCAATCATAGAAATTCAATCCTTGTAGCAGGTGAATTATACTTGCGGACCCAGCAAGCAGTAGAGTTTTCTTGTGATGTGTTTATTTAGCCAAAGGAGGCACGTCATTGATCCAATGTAAGAATCCTAATACTTCTCGAAATCGTAGCTCTTCTCAAATCTCATTCTCGTAACAATTCGGTCCAATCCCACGGCAAGTTTCCAGGCGAAGAGTTCTTGCAAAATGCCAAACGTGGGAAAGtaccaagaaaataataaatatattgtaaccttttaattggtccaatttagtcataaacattttgtatttgtgctaatataatccatttggtaaatttttgctggaaatcgctgacatagaCGCCGGTTAACTACGTGGCATGATCAATGTTgatatattttataaatttttcaatattttatctgaattttttaatatatatttcttttatcttttttttttttgcaatggcTGGTAAGGGTTGCGTCCTCGCCCAAGCCATCGTGGACCATGGGTGAGGGCTTGATGACCCTTACCTGGCCACAAGGGTCgagccctcgctagatccgatGAGGGTGACCCTTGCTTGGGCAAGGATCGAGCCCTTGCCATATCTGGTGAGGGCTCGACCCCTATGGCCTGGGCGAGGGCTCGCTTGGATGAGGGTTGCAACCCTTGCCTACAACAATCAAaacaaatagataaaaaaaaatatttaaaaaataaaaataaaatgaccctcgaaggccacaatgaaaaaaatgaaaagaacataaaaaaactcaaaaaattattaaaaattactccCGTTAATGTTGGTCGTGCTACATAGGACAACCGACttctatgttagcgattttcggccaaaattagttggatagATTACATCGACACAtatgtaaaatatttatgactaaattacttcaattgcaaaatttaaaatagaatGGTATTGGtccaaaaagtttaggattttttttatacttttttctcCAAACGTGGAATTATGAACTTGTGATGGGATTATTTCATCGTAGTTCGCTACGAAGAAgccaaattcttgaaagagctTGGATCACTTTCTTGAATGTAGAGACCAAAAAGTTGTCCCAAGTTTCAGATTTTCACTAGAGAAATTGAGAATAGGAAGCTTTGGTGAGTCTTCACTACCCATTGTGAGTGTTAGCTTTTCGCTCGATTTGAATATAATCTGAGAGATAACGAGGAGTATTAATAGGCAGAatggagattttttatttttgctaagaagagaattttcatttcacttgaaagaAAGGTATGTAGCTTCAAGACAAAGTGGATCACAAAGCGTTATACTCTGGTGCGAATATGAAAAATAGATCCATTAGGTATAATTTGCAGCAACTTTCTCTTTCCACAAGAAAGGATTTGTCATAACATCATAGCACAATCGACGGCCGATCACTGAAACTCGCTCCATTTTGGGTGATGAGCACACGCCGAAATCTTCCTCTCTAGTAACAATggttttgccaaaaggcggtgcACGTACAAGTTCGACATTTTCAACACCATCACCGTACGGATATAACAACAACACTTATAAGTTGAAAAGGCACAACTCACTCCCCCTCCACTCTTTCGAAATTGTTATGTGCCGAAGCACACCCGATGTATCCATCTAAATTTCCTATTTAAATGAAATGTtgctttccgaccaaaaaaaaaaaaaaaaacccatatcTATATCGGGAGAGAAGAACTTCCAAATTTAGAACTCTAAATCGGGAGAGAAGAGTCGCAAAGCGATTCTGATTGATCAAAACACTTTTAGACAAACTCACTGTTGAAGACAATGAGAGAGGAGTTTCAGAGACTTGCGGAGCCCTTGAGACGTCCACAAAATCACGATAAGAATTAACTTGTCTTTTATTTGTAGCTTttgttaaatgtttttcttcctatgaacgacATGCATgaggggaagaaaagaagacatAAAATAAGCCtggaatttctcattttttaatgtGATGTATTTACATGAGAGGCCGgacttttcttgaattttataGACGCATGGTGGGCATTGATCTGGTTGTTTTGTTTGACACCTTATAAATTGACCTAtgtagacaaattttttttttgtggtcatagACCTACGTAGAAATTGAGAGTGacatatttgtgggattccaTTTGCAATTGTTTTCTCTTCCATTGGACAGCAGGGATTATAGCGTACATTATTTAACATGACTCGTTCTTCAGTTAATTTAAAACTAATGGTTCTAAGATGACCCATTATACTTGCCCCATCAAAATGGCATCTAAATAACTTTCCAAGATAAGGATGACCATTAGAGACAAAATAATTTACCTTATAAGAAGTAAATCACAATAGTAATTTACTTTATAAGATATATGTTGTGTTTAAAGTAGTAATTTCCCTTTGTATTTAGTAATTGCATTGGTCCtattcccttaaaaaaaaaaatgagctcgAGTTTCAATTCTGGcctaagttttttattttttcgtctCATAGAAAAACAGCAAATTTAGCTCGGGCTGGTcccaactgtttttttttaatctcataaAAAAGGCACCAATTTAACTTTAGTCCCCATTTTATCCCAACGTTCTCTTTGTCTCATAAATTAGGACTAGCTTCCAAATTGGTACCTATATCTGGCTCCTGTTAAGTTTCCGTCAGGTACACACAGGGGATGACAAGTCGTTGCTTTAATGGCATCATCGGATGGAATATTGACGGAGCTAGATTTGGGTACTGAATAAAAGTTTGTGCTTTACTATgggtaaaaaaatgatttgagtcAGAATTGAGATTTGACTTAAAATTGTTGctttttttacgagacaaaaagaTGTTTTGGCTAACTCCAAATGCCGCTTCAGCTCTCGAATTTTAAGCCAAGAGAATCACTGATTAGCTTCAAAGTTGAACCTAATGAGGAAATAATTTTTCCCACTTATgatggaaaaaatatttttcttaattcatttattttctgtaaatcaaatgctgaaaaatattttccaggaaaTTGTTAAGGCGAAAAGAACCGAGCCTAAGACATGCAATCCAATAGAGAGATTAGGCCTGGCCTGGTCTGGTCTGCACCAAAGTTGGGTGGGCAAGGCCTTTTAATGCAAAACAGTTGCCTAAATGCGGTCCATTTAGCCTTTGAGGCTGAGTGAACCAAACGAGCTGCTCATCTACTGCTCATGTCTAATGCTAATGTCATCATTTTGTGCATCGTGTCTGAAATATTGGATAACTATTCGGCCGATATTGGCCATGAGGATCAAATTTTACTAAGGTTGAAATGATGTTCTGGTGACTTTATTGCATGGAGGGAATAAATTTTGCTATTTGTCTTCTTATGATAGAAAAGTTCTTACATGAGTACAACTTTTAtaaaaggcttttttttttcatttccataaTTCACTACCAATGacatattaaaaatgaaaatcatataCTAAGGAATAATATTTGGTCCCATCATCTCTCATGGCCatgtattcttcttcttcttttcttgactTGGGCTCCAGAAATAGTTGGTAGGATAAGTGCATATTTGTTTGGGGTAACATTCtctcatctttcttcttttaaaattttaaagtatGTTTGGAAAAGTGGGAAAAGCGGGGAGAAAGAAAACGTGGGTGGAAAGCtttgaaaatgtcaaaagaaTGAGGGGAATCGCAATGCAATTATATCACATCTCAATTGGGTATTCACAATTTTGGTTTGTATACCCATGGAGTGTCCATTTCTTATTTATAATGATGCGATCCAAGAGGCCGATGTAGATCGGCAAGAAGACCTTTGCTAAGCGAGTTCAATACTGCCGGAGTGAACTTATAATTTACAATATGATGATCGAGAATAGCTACCCccaataaatatttaaaaaattactattttatttaacaagaaaaataagcttattaaaaaaattgagattttcttTCACCGACTGAGCTACTCCCTATGATGAATATATCCAGATTTTGATTTGTCTTCTCTATCAAGATTCacttaccaaaagaaaaagttggcCATGCTGAGCAATTTTCATTTTGGTGTTGGAGACTAGTCATGGTGTTGCAACACAAGATTGaagggaaaatataaaaaaaaaaaattattagcaaTTTAAGTAATGTTTGAATTTGACGGGAAAAAAGCTCTTTTTAGCTTTGTATTAGTATTAGGTGTCAATGGACAAGCTGTAAGTCTGTAGAGATAGATGTAGACCTAATGACcataacaaaaattaaagttcGCGTAAGCTCTAACTTTCTCAAGGGCGCGGGGCTATTGTATAAAAGATCAAAGTTGAAGGGGGCAAgatttgcaaatttttggaacttgcGGGCAATTGTGTGACAGGTGGTAAAGTTCGGGAGTCCGAGCATATTTGTAATTTCTTGTGTTGTGCATTACACGCGCCCAAGGAGTTGTAGGATGATGTGAAAAAGCTGTGATCTTTCCTTCTCTAACATTTGTCTAATCCAGACATCGCACCAAACCCCGGAACCAAACACCTCTGTCCTAATTTTCTTCAACTTCActtcatttctttctctctctctctctctctctctctcgaaggCACACATTAAAAAGTTCTTGGGTCGAGATCTCAGTCTTCCTATCCTTGCCGAGTAAATTATTACACTACCCATCGCACCATTCACGGTTGGACTCGATCTCTTCCGGTCCCAATGCTTGAACTCGGTTCGCGGTTGCTGCATGCTCAAGTCTTGCTGGTGAGTATGACAAATCGCTATTCCCAGATTTAGCTGTCTTCTGAGGCAAATGGGTGTTCGAAAGTTGCCACATTTCTTGTTTTTAGCTGTTTTCTGAGGCAAATGGGTGTTCGAAAGTCGCCtcatttcttgtttatttctgTGAATTAATCTTTGCTAGGAGTGATTAGAGCCAGTGCGGTTGGAGGTCATGAAGATCTTGTGCGTTAGCACTCTTGTTTGCACGGTCCATTTGTTCTTGGCCCTTGAGTTCACTAGTGGATACTTGATAGATAAGGATGTTGTTGCAATTGAAGGCgaaccttcttcttcctctgcggCTGCTGCTGTCACCTACAGTAATGATCTGATCAACGAAGTGAAGAAAGAGTGTTCGATTACTTTGAAATCTGCTTCTCAACTGAGAATCGAAGATAGCAGAGCTTTTAGTATTAAGGAAGAGCTTTTTTTTGTGAATGGGGATTGGGAACAAGATGCGGTTGATTCACCAATACTGCCATTTGATGATAGCCAGCTCTCGAGCAACTCGTCGAGGGCTCCTTTGCACTTGGTCTCGTTCTGGATCACCGACGTTGATCGGTCCCACCGGTTGAAGAAATCGGTCTTCGTGAGCGGGCTCTTGACAATGGGCATAACCGTGGACGGCATGTTTTCAGAGAAGCCCTATGAGGGAAGCCATCAGTTTGAGATATGGCCGGGCCATACTCGgctttcaatttcatttcaaGGGGTTTACAGCGAATCCAATCAAAATGGTGGAGAGAGAGTGCTGTGTCTTTTGGGGAACACCATGTTGCCATCAAGGGAATCCGATCATGCTAATCCTTGGCAATGggtgaaaaattcaaataacaATAACAACCAGCCACCTCTTTTGCAGGACGACCGAATTTTGCTTGTCCTCCGATACCCTATGACATTCACTCTCACACGCAGGGTGATCCAAGGCAGAATGAAGAGCCTTAACCCAAAATCTAATGCTAAGTACTTTGATGAAGTACATATTGCATCACAGTTGGGCAAGGCGGCTCATTACGAGTTTGGTTCTGAAAAGATTGTTGCTAAATCCTGCAATCCATACCCCTACCAAGATGGATTTCTAAATGGCAGCATTGAGATCTATAAGGGTGCTGGATTCTGTAGGATTCTTGAGGAATCTACAGGACAAGCTTTTACCATTGTGCCGAACTGGAGGTGCAACTCTACTGATGATTTTTGTAGCAGGCTGGGTCCTTTCGCGGTGGATAAAGCGATTAGGGCTTCAGATGGAAGTTTTAAGGACGTCAAACTTTACATGCAGGATATAAAGTGTGAACAAACTTCTGTACCAGGAACGTCCTCTGCGAGAGTTGCTGCTGTGTTCAGAGCTGTTTCTCCTTTAGAGAATCAGTACACAGCAGAAAGAAGATCCGGTCCGAGTAATATGACTCTTGCTGCCGAGGGAATTTGGAAGTCTTCGAGTGGTCAGCTGTGTATGGCTGGATGCATAGGGATCGGTGATTCTGTAGGGAGCGAGTGTAAGTCTCGGATTTGTCTGTATATACCTACCTCATTTTCCATAAAGCAACGAAGCATTGTGCTTGGGAGCTTCTTTAGCTTAAAGACTGACAACATATCGTTCTTCCCTTTGGCATTTGAGAAGCTAGTGCAGCCTACGGAGCTATGGAATTATTTCAAGAACGCTAATCCATACTATAGTTACTCGAAAATAGATTTGGCTGGTGTTATCCTTGAAAAGAATGAACCTTTCAGTTTCAGGTCTGTGATAAAGAAGTCGCTGTTGCAATACCCCAAACTAGAAGATGCGGAATCATACCTAGTCAGTCTCTCTGTTCTATCAGAAGATCTTACTCTTCATGTGTCTGCGCATCCTGATCCACTCCCTAAATCAATATCTCCGAGGGTCGACCTGCAGATGGAGATTGTCTCTCTGGGTCCATTGTTTGGACGCTCTTGGTCTTCACAGAACAGTTCTTTCACGGAAGACAAGGTCCCTTTCCACACTAAGGCTGCATACACTGAAAGGCAGCTCCTGTTAAATGTTTCAGCCCAACTTTCTTTTCCCGGAAAGGCTTACGGCAATTTTTCAGTGATATTTTTAGAGGGACTATATGACCCGCATGTCGGCAGGATGTATCTTGTTGGTTGCAGAGATATCCGTGCCTCATGGAAAGTATTATTTGAAAGTATGGATCTCGAAGCTGGGTTAGACTGCTTGATCAAGGTAGTCATTTCGTACCCTCCCACCACAGATCGGTGGCTTGTTGATCCCACGGCCAAAATTTCCATCAGCAGccaaagaaatgaagatgatcCTCTCCATTTTgattcaatcaagcttgagaCCTTCCCGATATTGTATAGGCAACAAAGAGAGGACATTCTCTCTCGCAGAGGTATTGAGGGGATCGTTCGGGTACTGACACTTTCTCTGGCCATTTCTTGCATTTTGAGCCAACTCTTCTACATCAAGCATAATGTGGACTCTGTAGCTTATGTCTCGTTGGTTATGCTTGGTGTTCAAGCCGTGGGGTATAGCCTTCCTTTGATTACTGGAGCGGAAGCCATTTTCAAGAGAGCGGCATCAGAATCCACAGATGTTTCTTCCTACAATCTGGAAAGAAGCCAGTGGATTCATGTGATTGATTATACCGTAAAGCTTCTGGTGATGGTTTCATTTTTGCTCACTTTGAGACTTCTTCAGAAGGTGTGGAAATCTCGGATCAGGCTACTCATGAGGGCTCCACTGGAACCACATCGAGTCCCAAGTGATAAAAAAGTGCTGCTTACTACCTTGTCCATACACCTTATCGGTTACCTTATTGTTATGATAGTTCATTCTGTAAAAACGAGCCAGTCATCGCTTCAGACGCATCTGGACTATGATTCTGCTGGCAATTCGCGGGCATCTCCGGTGTGGGAAACCAAATTGGAAGAGTATGTTGGCCTTGCTCACgactttttccttctccctcaaGTTATCGGCAACTTCTTGTGGCAGATTGATGGTCATCCTCTCAGAAAGTTCTATTATGTCGGGATCACTGTCATTAGACTCCTCCCTCATCTATATGATTACACGAGATCCCCCTCTCCCAATCCATACTTTGTGGATGAATATGAGTTTGTCAATCCTAATTGGGATTTTTACTCCAAGTTTGGAGATGTCGCCATACCTTCGAGTTCTGTTCTACTAGCAATTGTAGTCTATATTCAACAGAAATGGGGCTATGAGAAGCTCAACCAGAGTCTTAGATTGGGGCAATGTAAGCTTCTTCCGTCGAGTTCGAGAGCCTATGAGAGGTTGCCGTCCAAGCCAACCGAGGCAGAGCTTGTATCTGGTGTAAATGGGACTTCCAggcacgaaaaagaaaatgacagtgAAGATTAAACCGAGACACTTTAGGAATAAGCAACAATAGATGTAAAGTTAGAGATAAATTTCTCTTCTTCGAATGGATAGACTTTTCATGTCTGATACCAGCTTTTGATGGTGTGGGTTTAAGGTGGTTTTTTTTCAAGTAAATCATAGTGCATTGCTTCTGATGAAGCTGTTTTATTGTCACCATTAATCCCCTGCGGTTGAGCATGTTGTTAGTCATCAACAGATGAGTAAGCTCACGACACTTGTTAGCCATAGGCATATAAATAGCTATCTTGGATAAGCTTTGCTGTCTCCTGGTGTGTGGTGGAATCTGGTATGGTCGCTAAGTCTTGTTCAGGACGTCGTATTGGTGGGAGTTAGCGAGATGAGGATGCGAAAATGAGGCCTGCTTATACTACTTAATTTTGCTTGTATATAAAGGTAATGTGGTTACGTCGCCCAAAACAGAGCGTGATGGACGCTGCTTGAGAGATAAAGCTTAGCTtcttattgttgttgttgttgttattgtaGTATGCTATGCGCAAGATTGAGATGTTATTATTGGTACCTTGTTGGTTTCGGTTTAGGCATTAGAAGCTGAGGCTTGTGTCGTTGCCGTTGTCATGAAGGTATTGCAATTATGTTTCAAGGATCAAGAGATTAGCATGTTGAAAGAGTGAACACAATATTGGTGGCTGAAGCTGCTTTAGGTTGGGGGCCTGATAACAGGTTGGGATTATAGGGACTTGAATCACGAGTGAGCCTGATCTAATTAGTTGTCTATTGTGGTGGTGCATGCAGCATGGCACACCCTTAACTATATATACACTATAGGCTCTTGACATGGTAAACATAAAATTTGTTTTAACCATTACACAAAATGTGTTGAACTTATGGCTCAAAGTTCTTGCCGAATTTGGAGTTTGGATCGAGCCTACAGATAGAGATAGATCCAAGACAAGTTTGGTGATGATCGGGGTGTGAGAAAATAGGAGACGGGGTGCCCGAGCCAACGGCTTGGGATTCTAGTTGAATGAAGCCTAAGCAAGCAACTTGGCATGAGCTGGGCAGCCAGCCAGCCAGCCAGCTTGTGGCGGAGGTGCTAGCCGAGCAACCGGGTGCCGGCCCACGCCAAATTTGGCCGGGACCTCGACCTCTCGCCTGGCGGGGCAACCCATTCGGGGGTGGCATTCGTTGTCGCACTCATCTTTTGAAACACCGGATTTTCAAACTAACAAGTGTTAGGATTTTCCTTCACGAGTTATATACGAggttaatatttaaaaaaatttttttaaaatatttatttttcatgaaataaacggagtcttatatttcatttattttacatgtttatAAGTAACTTGTAAGAAGTGACCAACAAAAACATTAATAATAAAATCACAACTTTGCGGGCTCAAGAAGTCCATATAACGACTAGCCCCTCGACTAGGGCCACCAAAAATTGCCGTCAGGCTCTTGTGGTATGAGCGGGCTTGGTGGGCTCGTGGATAGATTCACATCATGCTTATGTAGGCAGAAACATataaaagaaatcataaacttattatattggtaccaaattattaattcagtcataaatcttttaattgtgtcaatttatatttaacaatTTTCACATTAGTATCAACTTAGTCCATTCGGCTAATTTAGGCTGGAAATCGTTGACATTGATGCTAATAGTCCGATGTAGAACGGTCGATGTTGACGTgggtattttctttttataaattttttgaaaattttcctctttttctttttgtttttttttcccttctctttatGCCAGTGGTCGATCGTTGGACATCGGCCACGAGCAAGGGTTAGCCTCGCTTGGGCGAAGGCGAGTGCCGATAAAACCCCTCTCACCCGATCCGGCTAGGTCGACCCTTGCCCGTGCCAAGAGCAGCCAGGGTGGCCTCTTGGCCTTGTTCTTGCCCGTGCGCGGCCCCGTAAAGCCGACACTTGCCTTAGCGAGTCCAACCCCTAGCCATGGCTTGTGTCGTCGACTACccgcaaaaagaaaaggaaaagaagaaaaagaaagggaagataggaaaaaagaagaagaaaaatcataaaaaaaaaagcatataaaaAGATATTCATTTCGGCATCaatcgtgccacataggataattGACGTTAATGTTAATAATTTCCGGCctattggttggatggactaaattggcccaatcaaaagtttagaattcataccaatgcaatagggtTTACGAATTTTTAGGCATTGCAATTTAAATAACAACTTCCTCCTTTATTTGAAACCCAATAAGGTTGGAAAAGGATATGATATAGTTAGAAAACAACAAGAACTAATGAATCATGACACCAAGCTACCATCCAACTGCCATATCCCTCAACTCCACTCCTTCGTATATGCTTGAATTGGTATTAAGAGGGCCAGCAATGCaggtgaagaagaaagaaaattgttcaaagttgccacttttgtttttccttgggCTGCTTTTGAGAAGAAAAATGTAAGAGTTGGTGGTTGGACATTGCTTTCACCAAAGGTCATGCCTACGAGGCTATGTTACATGGACACGgccttttggatttttttttgaaatttttttctgtgTTGGACACGTGTTCGTGTCCGA is a window from the Rhodamnia argentea isolate NSW1041297 chromosome 8, ASM2092103v1, whole genome shotgun sequence genome containing:
- the LOC115737947 gene encoding uncharacterized protein LOC115737947 — protein: MKILCVSTLVCTVHLFLALEFTSGYLIDKDVVAIEGEPSSSSAAAAVTYSNDLINEVKKECSITLKSASQLRIEDSRAFSIKEELFFVNGDWEQDAVDSPILPFDDSQLSSNSSRAPLHLVSFWITDVDRSHRLKKSVFVSGLLTMGITVDGMFSEKPYEGSHQFEIWPGHTRLSISFQGVYSESNQNGGERVLCLLGNTMLPSRESDHANPWQWVKNSNNNNNQPPLLQDDRILLVLRYPMTFTLTRRVIQGRMKSLNPKSNAKYFDEVHIASQLGKAAHYEFGSEKIVAKSCNPYPYQDGFLNGSIEIYKGAGFCRILEESTGQAFTIVPNWRCNSTDDFCSRLGPFAVDKAIRASDGSFKDVKLYMQDIKCEQTSVPGTSSARVAAVFRAVSPLENQYTAERRSGPSNMTLAAEGIWKSSSGQLCMAGCIGIGDSVGSECKSRICLYIPTSFSIKQRSIVLGSFFSLKTDNISFFPLAFEKLVQPTELWNYFKNANPYYSYSKIDLAGVILEKNEPFSFRSVIKKSLLQYPKLEDAESYLVSLSVLSEDLTLHVSAHPDPLPKSISPRVDLQMEIVSLGPLFGRSWSSQNSSFTEDKVPFHTKAAYTERQLLLNVSAQLSFPGKAYGNFSVIFLEGLYDPHVGRMYLVGCRDIRASWKVLFESMDLEAGLDCLIKVVISYPPTTDRWLVDPTAKISISSQRNEDDPLHFDSIKLETFPILYRQQREDILSRRGIEGIVRVLTLSLAISCILSQLFYIKHNVDSVAYVSLVMLGVQAVGYSLPLITGAEAIFKRAASESTDVSSYNLERSQWIHVIDYTVKLLVMVSFLLTLRLLQKVWKSRIRLLMRAPLEPHRVPSDKKVLLTTLSIHLIGYLIVMIVHSVKTSQSSLQTHLDYDSAGNSRASPVWETKLEEYVGLAHDFFLLPQVIGNFLWQIDGHPLRKFYYVGITVIRLLPHLYDYTRSPSPNPYFVDEYEFVNPNWDFYSKFGDVAIPSSSVLLAIVVYIQQKWGYEKLNQSLRLGQCKLLPSSSRAYERLPSKPTEAELVSGVNGTSRHEKENDSED